A window of the Brassica oleracea var. oleracea cultivar TO1000 chromosome C1, BOL, whole genome shotgun sequence genome harbors these coding sequences:
- the LOC106293302 gene encoding protein IQ-DOMAIN 14-like, which yields MGRAARWFKGIFGMKKSKENRVSGDGEYSGNGGGEAGGSLIHRKVLQADSVWLRTYLAETDKEQNKHAIAVAAATAAAADAAVAAAQAAVAVVRLTSNGRAGGYSGGNVVERWAAVKIQTIFKGYLARKALRALKGLVKLQALVRGYLVRKRAAETLHSMQALIRAQTSVRSQRINRNNMLNPRHSLEMFDDSRSEVHSKRISICVERQGSSNNNVYDETSPKIVEIDTYKTKSRSRRMNVAESECGDDFIYQGKDFEWSFPGDKCKFPTAQNTPRFSSSMANNHHYYTPPSPAKSVSRDVCFRPSYPGLLTPSYMANTQSFKAKVRSHSAPRQRPDRKRLSLDEIMAARSSVSGVRMVQPQPPTATAARDRQFPQEPADFRFYN from the exons ATGGGCAGAGCAGCAAGATGGTTCAAGGGTATTTTCGGTATGAAAAAGAGCAAAGAGAACAGAGTTTCCGGCGACGGTGAATATTCCGGCAACGGAGGAGGAGAAGCTGGTGGGTCCCTCATTCACCGAAAAGTTCTCCAAGCAGACTCCGTCTGGCTCAGAACCTACTTGGCAGAAACAGACAAGGAACAGAACAAACACGCTATTGCGGTTGCTGCCGCCACTGCCGCAGCCGCAGACGCAGCGGTTGCAGCTGCTCAAGCTGCCGTTGCGGTGGTTAGGCTAACAAGTAACGGAAGAGCCGGAGGATATTCCGGAGGGAACGTAGTGGAGCGGTGGGCCGCCGTGAAAATTCAAACAATTTTCAAGGGCTATTTG GCGAGGAAAGCTTTAAGAGCTTTGAAAGGTCTAGTGAAGCTCCAAGCTTTGGTGAGAGGATATTTGGTTCGCAAACGCGCCGCCGAAACGCTTCACAGCATGCAAGCTCTCATCAGAGCACAAACTAGCGTTCGGTCTCAACGCATCAACCGTAACAACATGTTAAATCCTAGACATTCCCTT GAGATGTTTGATGATTCAAGAAGCGAAGTCCATAGCAAGAGAATATCAATCTGCGTGGAGAGACAGGGCAGCAGCAACAACAACGTGTACGATGAGACCAGTCCCAAGATTGTTGAGATTGACACTTACAAAACGAAATCAAGATCGAGGAGAATGAACGTTGCTGAATCCGAGTGTGGTGATGATTTCATCTACCAAGGCAAAGACTTCGAATGGAGTTTTCCAGGAGATAAATGCAAGTTTCCTACGGCTCAAAACACTCCAAGATTCTCTTCATCGATGGCGAATAATCATCATTACTATACACCGCCTTCACCGGCAAAGAGCGTTTCCAGAGACGTTTGTTTTAGGCCTAGTTATCCTGGTTTGCTGACACCGAGTTATATGGCTAATACGCAGTCGTTTAAGGCCAAGGTGCGTTCCCATAGCGCGCCAAGACAGCGTCCTGATAGAAAGAGGTTGTCTCTTGATGAGATTATGGCGGCTAGGAGTAGCGTTAGCGGGGTGAGGATGGTCCAACCGCAACCGCCAACCGCAACCGCAGCAAGAGATCGTCAGTTTCCTCAAGAACCGGCGGACTTTAGATTCTATAACTAG